A single window of Xiphophorus hellerii strain 12219 chromosome 12, Xiphophorus_hellerii-4.1, whole genome shotgun sequence DNA harbors:
- the LOC116729950 gene encoding ubiquilin-1 isoform X2 codes for MSDSVKDKPVNPENPLRSDRIHVILRSVSESRAFSVRGDCTVTQLKLCLSERLCVPTEQLVLTHSGRVLRESELMSHLKEQEGSISLCMILSDPVSEPVESELKAGPDPEPSQTPTPTSPLCSAEGLDSLGSENSRSSFLTALWSQMESQLPSDPELMHCVLASPLVQNALCTSSPQLTGQRSLSNPQIQQLLTTNHEVEDMLNNQDAIEQVLGLIREPEMTEEVIQKEDGALENMSMVEDNPANAALHVLQTNDAKMQQQDLKQTQESMFPLFTTSYESHQGPGGRTSPTPPPSTDSTDSLRELTASPRTGSLNAGLQSLLQEITASPGLMETLLSGPHINCVLNCLSQNPDFAAQMLLSHPLFSGNVQLQEQMRQHIPLFLQQMESGELLSMMLNPRAMEALLQIQQGLQTLAVEAPSLVPVAGPGTSAGSGLTGSPQHPSDPNLNNQTGCRPQDDPLTEQQQFVHQMLKALANTNNGVRLEEEEDFQEELQQLNSMGFRDRKANLQALSSSGGDLSSALHLLSP; via the exons ATGTCGGACTCAGTGAAAGATAAACCGGTAAATCCTGAAAACCCCCTCAGGTCGGACAGGATCCACGTTATCCTCAGAAGCGTCTCGGAGAGCAGAGCGTTCTCCGTCAGAGGAGACTGCACCGTCACACAG CTGAAACTGTGTCTGTCAGAGCGGCTGTGTGTCCCAACAGAGCAGCTGGTGCTGACCCACTCCGGACGGGTTCTCAGGGAGTCAGAACtcatgagtcaccttaaagaaCAGGAAGGATCAATCAGCCTCTGCATGATTCTAAG TGATCCAGTTTCAGAACCTGTTGAGTCAGAGCTAAAAGCTGGTCCTGACCCAGAGCCCAGCCAAACACCAACTCCCACCTCGCCACTCTGCTCAG CTGAGGGTTTGGACAGTCttggctctgaaaacagcagatcCAGCTTTCTTACTGCCCTCTGGAGCCAAATGGAGAGCCAGTTACCGAGTGACCCAGAACTGATGCACTGTGTTCTGGCCAGCCCACTGGTGCAGAACGCCCTCTGCACCTCCAGCCCTCAGCTAACAGGACAACGCTCTCTGTCTAATCCTCAAATTCAGCAGCTCCTGACAACAAACCATGAGGTGGAGGACATGTTGAACAACCAAGATGCCATAGAAcag GTGCTGGGACTCATCAGGGAGCCTGAAATGACAGAAGAGGTGATACAAAAAGAAGATGGAGCTTTAGAAAACATGTCCATGGTGGAGGATAACCCTGCAAACGCTGCTCTGCATGTCCTTCAGACAAATGATGCAAAAATGCAGCAACAGGATCTTAAACAGACTCAG GAATCAATGTTTCCATTATTCACTACATCATATGAGAGTCACCAGGGACCAGGAGGACGAACCAGCCCAACACCACCTCCGTCCACTGACTCCACAGATTCCCTCAGAGAGCTGACTGCTTCTCCCAGAACCGGTTCTCTTAATGCAG GTCTGCAGTCGCTCCTGCAGGAGATCACAGCCAGTCCGGGTCTGATGGAGACTCTGCTCTCTGGGCCGCACATCAACTGTGTTCTGAACTGCCTCAGCCAGAACCCGGACTTTGCTGCACAG ATGCTGTTGAGCCATCCCTTGTTCTCAGGAAATGTTCAGCTGCAGGAGCAGATGAGGCAGCACATTCCTCTCTTTTTGCAGCAG ATGGAAAGTGGAGAGCTGCTGTCCATGATGCTGAACCCCAGAGCCATGGAGGCTTTGCTACAGATCCAACAGGGGCTGCAGACTCTGGCTGTGGAGGCTCCCTCCCTCGTGCCTGT TGCTGGACCTGGAACcagtgctggttctggtctTACTGGTTCTCCTCAGCACCCATCTGATCCTAACCTGAACAACCAGACTGGCTGCCGTCCTCAGGACGACCCActgacagagcagcagcagtttgtacATCAGATGCTAAAGGCACTGGCTAACACCAACAATGGG GTCCGTcttgaggaagaggaggatttccaggaggagctgcagcagctgaactcAATGGGCTTCAGAGACAGAAAGGCAAACCTTCAGGCCCTCAGCAGCTCAGGAGGAGACCTCTCCTCTGCTCTACACCTGCTCAGTCCTTAA
- the LOC116729950 gene encoding ubiquilin-1 isoform X1 — MSDSVKDKPVNPENPLRSDRIHVILRSVSESRAFSVRGDCTVTQLKLCLSERLCVPTEQLVLTHSGRVLRESELMSHLKEQEGSISLCMILRPEPSSARTSSDPVSEPVESELKAGPDPEPSQTPTPTSPLCSAEGLDSLGSENSRSSFLTALWSQMESQLPSDPELMHCVLASPLVQNALCTSSPQLTGQRSLSNPQIQQLLTTNHEVEDMLNNQDAIEQVLGLIREPEMTEEVIQKEDGALENMSMVEDNPANAALHVLQTNDAKMQQQDLKQTQESMFPLFTTSYESHQGPGGRTSPTPPPSTDSTDSLRELTASPRTGSLNAGLQSLLQEITASPGLMETLLSGPHINCVLNCLSQNPDFAAQMLLSHPLFSGNVQLQEQMRQHIPLFLQQMESGELLSMMLNPRAMEALLQIQQGLQTLAVEAPSLVPVAGPGTSAGSGLTGSPQHPSDPNLNNQTGCRPQDDPLTEQQQFVHQMLKALANTNNGVRLEEEEDFQEELQQLNSMGFRDRKANLQALSSSGGDLSSALHLLSP, encoded by the exons ATGTCGGACTCAGTGAAAGATAAACCGGTAAATCCTGAAAACCCCCTCAGGTCGGACAGGATCCACGTTATCCTCAGAAGCGTCTCGGAGAGCAGAGCGTTCTCCGTCAGAGGAGACTGCACCGTCACACAG CTGAAACTGTGTCTGTCAGAGCGGCTGTGTGTCCCAACAGAGCAGCTGGTGCTGACCCACTCCGGACGGGTTCTCAGGGAGTCAGAACtcatgagtcaccttaaagaaCAGGAAGGATCAATCAGCCTCTGCATGATTCTAAG GCCTGAACCTTCATCTGCTCGGACCTCCAGTGATCCAGTTTCAGAACCTGTTGAGTCAGAGCTAAAAGCTGGTCCTGACCCAGAGCCCAGCCAAACACCAACTCCCACCTCGCCACTCTGCTCAG CTGAGGGTTTGGACAGTCttggctctgaaaacagcagatcCAGCTTTCTTACTGCCCTCTGGAGCCAAATGGAGAGCCAGTTACCGAGTGACCCAGAACTGATGCACTGTGTTCTGGCCAGCCCACTGGTGCAGAACGCCCTCTGCACCTCCAGCCCTCAGCTAACAGGACAACGCTCTCTGTCTAATCCTCAAATTCAGCAGCTCCTGACAACAAACCATGAGGTGGAGGACATGTTGAACAACCAAGATGCCATAGAAcag GTGCTGGGACTCATCAGGGAGCCTGAAATGACAGAAGAGGTGATACAAAAAGAAGATGGAGCTTTAGAAAACATGTCCATGGTGGAGGATAACCCTGCAAACGCTGCTCTGCATGTCCTTCAGACAAATGATGCAAAAATGCAGCAACAGGATCTTAAACAGACTCAG GAATCAATGTTTCCATTATTCACTACATCATATGAGAGTCACCAGGGACCAGGAGGACGAACCAGCCCAACACCACCTCCGTCCACTGACTCCACAGATTCCCTCAGAGAGCTGACTGCTTCTCCCAGAACCGGTTCTCTTAATGCAG GTCTGCAGTCGCTCCTGCAGGAGATCACAGCCAGTCCGGGTCTGATGGAGACTCTGCTCTCTGGGCCGCACATCAACTGTGTTCTGAACTGCCTCAGCCAGAACCCGGACTTTGCTGCACAG ATGCTGTTGAGCCATCCCTTGTTCTCAGGAAATGTTCAGCTGCAGGAGCAGATGAGGCAGCACATTCCTCTCTTTTTGCAGCAG ATGGAAAGTGGAGAGCTGCTGTCCATGATGCTGAACCCCAGAGCCATGGAGGCTTTGCTACAGATCCAACAGGGGCTGCAGACTCTGGCTGTGGAGGCTCCCTCCCTCGTGCCTGT TGCTGGACCTGGAACcagtgctggttctggtctTACTGGTTCTCCTCAGCACCCATCTGATCCTAACCTGAACAACCAGACTGGCTGCCGTCCTCAGGACGACCCActgacagagcagcagcagtttgtacATCAGATGCTAAAGGCACTGGCTAACACCAACAATGGG GTCCGTcttgaggaagaggaggatttccaggaggagctgcagcagctgaactcAATGGGCTTCAGAGACAGAAAGGCAAACCTTCAGGCCCTCAGCAGCTCAGGAGGAGACCTCTCCTCTGCTCTACACCTGCTCAGTCCTTAA
- the LOC116729950 gene encoding ubiquilin-1 isoform X3, with protein MSDSVKDKPVNPENPLRSDRIHVILRSVSESRAFSVRGDCTVTQLKLCLSERLCVPTEQLVLTHSGRVLRESELMSHLKEQEGSISLCMILRPEPSSARTSSDPVSEPVESELKAGPDPEPSQTPTPTSPLCSAEGLDSLGSENSRSSFLTALWSQMESQLPSDPELMHCVLASPLVQNALCTSSPQLTGQRSLSNPQIQQLLTTNHEVEDMLNNQDAIEQVLGLIREPEMTEEVIQKEDGALENMSMVEDNPANAALHVLQTNDAKMQQQDLKQTQESMFPLFTTSYESHQGPGGRTSPTPPPSTDSTDSLRELTASPRTGSLNAGLQSLLQEITASPGLMETLLSGPHINCVLNCLSQNPDFAAQMLLSHPLFSGNVQLQEQMRQHIPLFLQQMESGELLSMMLNPRAMEALLQIQQGLQTLAVEAPSLVPVAGPGTSAGSGLTGSPQHPSDPNLNNQTGCRPQDDPLTEQQQFVHQMLKALANTNNGVTH; from the exons ATGTCGGACTCAGTGAAAGATAAACCGGTAAATCCTGAAAACCCCCTCAGGTCGGACAGGATCCACGTTATCCTCAGAAGCGTCTCGGAGAGCAGAGCGTTCTCCGTCAGAGGAGACTGCACCGTCACACAG CTGAAACTGTGTCTGTCAGAGCGGCTGTGTGTCCCAACAGAGCAGCTGGTGCTGACCCACTCCGGACGGGTTCTCAGGGAGTCAGAACtcatgagtcaccttaaagaaCAGGAAGGATCAATCAGCCTCTGCATGATTCTAAG GCCTGAACCTTCATCTGCTCGGACCTCCAGTGATCCAGTTTCAGAACCTGTTGAGTCAGAGCTAAAAGCTGGTCCTGACCCAGAGCCCAGCCAAACACCAACTCCCACCTCGCCACTCTGCTCAG CTGAGGGTTTGGACAGTCttggctctgaaaacagcagatcCAGCTTTCTTACTGCCCTCTGGAGCCAAATGGAGAGCCAGTTACCGAGTGACCCAGAACTGATGCACTGTGTTCTGGCCAGCCCACTGGTGCAGAACGCCCTCTGCACCTCCAGCCCTCAGCTAACAGGACAACGCTCTCTGTCTAATCCTCAAATTCAGCAGCTCCTGACAACAAACCATGAGGTGGAGGACATGTTGAACAACCAAGATGCCATAGAAcag GTGCTGGGACTCATCAGGGAGCCTGAAATGACAGAAGAGGTGATACAAAAAGAAGATGGAGCTTTAGAAAACATGTCCATGGTGGAGGATAACCCTGCAAACGCTGCTCTGCATGTCCTTCAGACAAATGATGCAAAAATGCAGCAACAGGATCTTAAACAGACTCAG GAATCAATGTTTCCATTATTCACTACATCATATGAGAGTCACCAGGGACCAGGAGGACGAACCAGCCCAACACCACCTCCGTCCACTGACTCCACAGATTCCCTCAGAGAGCTGACTGCTTCTCCCAGAACCGGTTCTCTTAATGCAG GTCTGCAGTCGCTCCTGCAGGAGATCACAGCCAGTCCGGGTCTGATGGAGACTCTGCTCTCTGGGCCGCACATCAACTGTGTTCTGAACTGCCTCAGCCAGAACCCGGACTTTGCTGCACAG ATGCTGTTGAGCCATCCCTTGTTCTCAGGAAATGTTCAGCTGCAGGAGCAGATGAGGCAGCACATTCCTCTCTTTTTGCAGCAG ATGGAAAGTGGAGAGCTGCTGTCCATGATGCTGAACCCCAGAGCCATGGAGGCTTTGCTACAGATCCAACAGGGGCTGCAGACTCTGGCTGTGGAGGCTCCCTCCCTCGTGCCTGT TGCTGGACCTGGAACcagtgctggttctggtctTACTGGTTCTCCTCAGCACCCATCTGATCCTAACCTGAACAACCAGACTGGCTGCCGTCCTCAGGACGACCCActgacagagcagcagcagtttgtacATCAGATGCTAAAGGCACTGGCTAACACCAACAATGGGGTAACTCACTGA